GATTAAGGGAGGGGAAGTCTGAGCAGGTCTCGATAGCCCCCTCTCCCAACCCTCTCCCCTGCAGGGGAGAGGGCTTTTAGAAAGAAAAACATGACCAACTCAAAACTCTCCACTTTAATGCAGCGCGGCACAGACCTGCTGGGCAGCGAGACCGCGATCATGTGCGGGGCCATGTCGTGGGTTTCCGAGCGCAAACTCGTTAGCGCGATTTCCAATGCCGGTGGCTTTGGCGTTATTGCCTGCGGTGCAATGACCCCGGAATTGCTGGACACCGAGATTGCCGAAACCAAGAAGCTGACCAGCAAGCCCTTTGGCGTCAACCTGATCACCATGCACCCGGACCTGATGAAGCTCATAGAGATATGCGGCAATCATGATGTCAGCCATGTCGTGCTGGCTGGCGGTCTGCCACCCAAAGGCAGCCTCGAAGCGATCAAGGAAATCGGCGCGAAAGTCATCTGCTTCGCACCCGCCATGGCGCTGGCCAAGAAATTCATCCGCTCCGGCGTCGACGCCATTGTCATTGAAGGCATGGAAGCGGGCGGCCATATCGGGCCGGTGGCGACATCCGTTCTGGCACAGGAAATCCTGCCGCAAATTGCCGATCAGGTCCCGGTCTTTGTCGCGGGCGGCATTGGTACAGGCGACATGATTGGCGCTTATCTCGAAATGGGTGCCAGCGGCGTGCAACTCGGCACACGGTTTGTCTGCGCAAATGAATCCATTGCTCATCCGGATTTCAAAAAAGCCTTCATTCGCGGCAATGCCCGCGATGCCGTAACCAGCGTTCAGGTCGATCCTCGCTTGCCAGTGATTCCGGTGCGTGCGCTCAAAAATAAGGGCACCGAAGAATTTACCCGCAAACAGATTGAAGTGGCAAAGCTGCTCGATGCTGGTGAGATAGAAATGGGTGAAGCGCAATTGCAGATCGAACATTTCTGGGCCGGAGCGCTACGTAAGGCCGTAATTGATGGTGATGTTGAAAACGGCAGTGTCATGGCGGGACAATCGGTCGGCATGGTCAAGGCTGAAGAAAGCGTTGCGGATATTATCAAAACGCTGACCGAAGAAGCGGAAACGGCGCTTGCGCGCTAAGGCACTTTGAACAAACAAAACGCGCTCAGGGTGAGCGCAGCGATTCTGTTACGCCAATGTGCTCCACGGTTGATGCGAGCGCGAACCTATCTGTCTTGCTTAAATAACACAGCTTCGGCATAGTCGCCTCATGACAGAAGCCGTTACCACCCCCGATCCGCTGGCACAGATGGAGCAGGACAAGGCCAGGGCCTATAATCAGGGCCTGACGCCGCTCCATCCGCCACAAAAATCGCTGATCCGTCTGAACACCGTCATTATGGCCGCCATTTTAATTGCTGCTGCAACTGTTGCCGATTTCGCAGCCAGCAATGAATGGCCCGATATAAGCGGCATGATCATTGGCCCGGTCACGGCCATCATGTTGTTCCTGGTCATCCTGTTACCCGAACGCATCTATCGCCGCTGGGGTTATGACATGGGGGATGAACAATTACGGGTTTTGCGCGGATTTCTGTGGCGAACGGATACGATCGTACCGTTTAACCGCATCCAGCATATCGACGTTGCGCAAGGTCCGTTGCAGCGGATGTTCGGGCTTTCGACACTGATCGTCCATACCGCCGGCACACATAATAGTATCGTGACTTTGCCGGGCCTCAGCACGCCGGATGCCGAAGCGATGCGCGATACGATCAAGGGCCATATCCGCCAAGACATGATATGAATGATAGCCCTGTGACAGCAGAACCAATGCCACCGGACGCGGATGACGCCGACGGGGCGTCCTTTCGCCACCTGCATCCGCTCAGCATCATATTGAAATCGGTTTCTGCTATCGGCCAGAATTTGGTCGCCATAGCCGTGCTCTATTTCAGCGTTTTTGATCGGAATATCGTCTATACCGGTTTGGCCGCGATCGCCTTGCTGGCCGTCATCATCGGGATTACGGCACTGATCTGGTCGCGCTTCACCTATCATATCGGGCCCAAGGAAATCCGTATCAAAAGCGGCCTGATCAGCCGCAATAACCGGTCAATTCCCTTTGACCGAATTCAGGATGTCAGCCTGGAGCAGAAACTGGTCAGCCGGATATTGGGACTGGCGACCGTGAAACTGGAAACCGGTTCCGGCGGCGGCGAGGATGGCAAGCTTGATGCGCTCGCTTTGGCTGACGCCCAGGCATTCAGAGATGCGCTGCGAGACTATAAGTCCGGTGTTGCCGCCCAAGCGTCAGACTTAACCGGAGAACCTATTGAGCCTCAGGAATCGGAAGAGCGCCCCCCGATTTTTGCTATGGATAATCGGCGGATTTTCATTGCCGGCCTATTCAATTTTTCCTTCGTGCTGCTCGCCATATTGGCCGCTATTGCACAGAATCTTGACTTTCTGTTGCCCGATGAATTCTTCAATCCCTGGTATTGGGCGGAACAATTGTCCGAGCAGGATGTGGTCAACGGGCTCAGTTTCACGGCGCAAGTTGCAGGGGCTGTCGGCGCACTGTTTTCCCTTATCGCAGTGGGCCTGATCAGCGGCATCGTCCGCACCTTCATCCGGGAATATGGCTTTCGCTTGGATCGCGTCGACACCGGCCAACCCGGTTTCCGCCGCCGGCGCGGCCTGTTCACGCTCACCGATATGGTCATGCCAATCCACCGCGTGCAGGCGGCGATTTTACGAACCGGACCCGTGCGACAGCGTTTCGGCTGGTATCACCTGAAATTCCAGTCGCTCGCCAGTGAAGTGAGCGGAGAAAGCGACCACAGCGCAGCGCCCTGTGCACAGATGGAAGAAGCGGAGCCAATATTGGCCGAGACCAAAATTGCCAATGTCACGCCCGATCTCGAATTCCAGCGTGTCGATGCCGCGCTATGGTGGCGTGACGCCGTCATATTGACCATTGTCCTGGCCGCGGTCAGCGTGGGCAACGGTGTCTTTCTCCATCCTGGCTTTTATGCGCTGATATTGCTGGCCTTACCGATCATCGCGGTGATGGTGTTGAACTGGCGCCATCATCAATATGCAATCACCACGACACAGCTTTTTGTGCGAGCTGGATGGTGGCGGCGCAAGCTGACCATATTGCCGATCCGCAAGGTGCAGACAGTTGATATCAGCCAATCACCCTTGGATCACCCTCTTGATCTGGCCACCGTCACCATCGGTATTGCCGGTGGTTCAGCCATCGCTCCGCTCAAAATCAACGATATCCCGATGGAACGGGCCATGGCCCTGCGCGAACAGCTGATATAGCGGCACAGGTAAACATCGCGCTTGACAGCAGCCACCGAATATTCACGATAGTTACAAGAGATATTTTTTGCAGGAGGACTTCATGCGCCGGGGACGTTTCACACTATTGGTTTCACTATCGGCACTGGCGCTCAGCACACCGCTCCATGCGCAGGAAGGCGACAATCAGAAATCATCGCAGCTGCATCAGATTATTGACGAATATTGGGCCTATAATCTGGAACAATATCCCGAATTTGCGTCCTCACTGGGCGTCGACGATCCTGATGGCCGGGTCAGCGACTACAGCCTGGAGGGGGAAGACAAAAGAGTGGAGAAAGCCAAGAGCTGGCTAAGCCGGCTCGACGGGATTGATCAAAACAGCCTGTCCGAAGATGATAAAACCAATTTTGGTATTCTTCGCCGCAGCCTGGCCGAGCAAGTCGAGGCCAGCACTTATGGCCAGAGGACAATCAATTTCACCAATCGGGGTGGCTGGCATCAAAGCTTTGCGAGCATGCAAAACAACCTGCCCTTTCGCAACGCACAGGATTACCAGACCTATATCAACAGACTGAAAAAATATGGCACTGTTCACAAACAGTCGCTCTCGGTCGCCGATCAGGCGCTGAAAGGCGGTTATGTTCAGCCATGCGTTTCGATGGTCGGCTATGAAACCAGCATTTCCGGATTGATCAAAGAAGATCCCAAGGAATCACGCTTCTTTGATCCGTTTGAACGCACCAAACCTGAAAGCATTGATCAGGCGAGTTTTGACAAGCTCGCCGCAAGCGCCGCCGATACAATCAGCACGGTGATCAACCCGGCGCTGAAAGAACATCTCGACTGGTATAACACCCAATATGCGCCCAATTGCGCCAAAGAACCCGGTGTGTCGGCACAGCCCGGCGGCGACAAATATTATAATTTCCGCATTCGCCAGATGACGACCACCGAAAAGACAGCGGATGAGATTCACAATATCGGCCTGTCCGAGGTAGCCCGCATCCGCGCCGAGATGGTCGAGGTTGCTAAAAAGGCAGGGTTTGAGACGCGCGAGGCTTTCATTGAGGATCTGCGCACAAATCCCAAATATTATGCGAAGACGCCCGAAGAGCTGATGGAGAAAGTCGCCCGAGTTACGAAACTCATTGATGGCAAAATGCCTTCGATTATCGGCAAGCTTGCCCGCCTGCCCTATGGAATTAAGGAAATCCCAGCGGAAACAGCGGAAGGCACGACCACCGCTTATTATAATCCGGGATCACCGGACGTCGGCATTGCCGGTTTCTACTATGTCAACACGTCCAAGCTGGATCAGCGGCCCTTTTGGGAAATACCGGCGCTGAGTGTTCATGAAGCCGTGCCGGGCCACCATATGCAAATTGCGCTGCAGCAGGAGCTCGACATGCCCGACTTCCGCAAATATGGCGCGTTTTTTACCGCCTTTGTTGAAGGTTGGGGCCTCTATTCCGAACGACTGGGTATTGAGATGGGGCTCTATGATACGCCGGCAAAAGATATGGGCCGCCTATCCTATGAAATGTGGCGCGCCACACGGTTGGTGGTGGATACCGGTATCCATTCAAAGGGCTGGAGCAAGCAGCACGCGATTGATTTCATGACCGATAATACAGCCCTGAGCACCGCCAATATAGAGGCAGAAGTGAATCGTTACATCAGCTGGCCCGGCCAAGCACTGGCCTATAAAATGGGCGAGCTGAAAATCCGTGAACTGCGCACCAAGGCAACCGAGGAACTCGGCTCAAAATTTGACCTGCGCGAATTTCATGACGTGGTGCTCGGCCAAGGCGCCGTGCCGCTTGATATATTGGAAGCGCAAGTAAATCGCTGGATCGCGAGCAAGAAAGGCTAAGTTTCTAGTGCTCCGCACCTGATGCGAAGCACTATAGACTATTCGTCATCCGTAGGAACAGGCGGCGGTGTTTCGTCAGCGCCGGGCGGCACAGCCAACTCATTATCGGCGCGCGTCTCGGCCTTTTCTGCTTCCAAAGCCGCAGCGTCCTGTGCTTCCAGCCGCGCGCGCGCTTCGGCAGCGCCAGCTTCACGGGCTTCACGCTGCGCTTCAATTTCGCGCAGCCGTTCTTCGACCGCTTCGGCTTCCTCGTCGATCCGGGCGAGCCGTTTCTGGCGCTCTTCCTCGATCAAACGGCCCCAGTTGACGGTATCGTCCTGTGCTTTTTCAGCATAAGCCTGAGTCAACAAGCGCTGTGTACAACCGGTGAAACCGCCTGCGCCAGTAGGGGAACAGCTTTGTGTCCCACTTTTGCCAACATATTCATACGAGCGGACACGTTCCGCCCATGCGTCATTTTTCGGGTTATTGGGATCCGCCCGCAATGTTTCAGGAATCCGATAGCGTTCCGACTCATCCTTGCGTGCACATACGACAATCTCACCATCGGTGCTTTGCGGACAGGGATCATCACCATAAATCACGAGCTGATTGACCCGGTCGCCGCCTTCATCCTGCGCTAATGCGGGGGTTGCGATCATACCGGCTGCAAGCAGCAGTGGTGCGGAAAAAAGAGCGGTTTTAGTCATGAAATTCCTTTGCCAGCGACTGAATGAACCCGCGCTGAAGAGCAATAATCCAGTGAGAGCCGTTTGACCAACTAAATCCGCTTGGAGAGCCCTATCGCCACCTTGCACCCCAGCCGGATGGCTGCGCTTAACACAGGATAGCCCGGCGTCTCTTCGGCACCGGATTCTATCGCTGTCTGCTTATGCTCAAGCTCTTCTTCGCGAAACTCCGCAATCTTACTGAGCAGCTCGGGCTCATCTTCGGATTCCAGCTGTTCCATCTGTTCTTGATAGTGCAGGTCAATTTCGGTCTCGACGGCGGCTGTGCAAGCCATGGCAGCTCGCGGCCCCATGATCGCTGTGCCCGCGCCCAGCGCATAGCCAGCCACTTTCCAGAACGGCTGCAATATTGTGGGGCGAACATTGCGCTCGACAATCATCCGGTCAAACGCATCAAGATGGCGCTGCTCCTGCTCGGCCATATGATGGATCGCGCTGCTATCAGGAGCATCGTCACCCATGACTGCGAGCTGACCTTTATAGATTTGCGCCGCACCATATTCACCGGCCTGATTGACCCGGATCATCGAGGCGATATCCGGCTTTTCTTTGCCCAATGTTTCTTCAGCCATCACACGTCCTTTCGGCCCATTGCCATCAGGACCAAGATGAGGATCGCGCCGCCGACAGACAAGAGGAAATTATAACCCGCCAGGGAAATACCAAAAAGCGACCAGGGCGCGACATCGCAGCGCACAAGCGGCGCATTCATAATCGAATCCAGCATATCGCCGCCCGCCGGCACGGTGGTTGCGCAAGCCGTTATCCCTTCCCACCAGCCATATTCAACACCGGCATGAAAGCCGCCGATCAACCCGCTGATCAATATGCCTATTGCGGCAAGAAATATGAAAGAAGCTGGCCCCAACAATCCTGACCAGTTCCGCTGACCGGCAATGATGCCGCCCAGTGCGAAGAAAAAGGCAGCCCAATGCGGCCAGCGCTGCCACAGGCACATTTCGCAGGGATAAAGGCCAAAGACATATTGGCTGATCAAAGCCCCGCCGAGCAAAGAGCCGGGAATGATCAGAGACAGCCATAAGGCTGCACGAGAAAAGGCCATATCCGGCTTCCTAGTTTTTGGCGGTTACCGCTTTCGCTGACTTTTTGGCAGACGCCTTGTTCATCGCCACTTTCAGGCCTTCTGGCCCCAGTCGCCCGATAGTCTGCAAGGCATAGTGTAGTTGAAAATCTTCAATGCCTTCTTTTTCAAGCTCATCAGCCGTTTGCGTGAAACGTGGATCGTCCTTGGTGTCTTCTTCCAGCACATCATCTTCCAACTTCACTTCGTTGATGAGATGTTTGCGCAAATCAGATTCACGGAACCGCGGACGGGTCTTGTAGTCCGGGTCAGACAATTGCGGTACGATGATATCCGGCTCAATCCCGCCTTCCTGCACCGACTTGCCAGACGGCGTGTAATAGCGTGCTGTCGTCAAACGCAGCGCAGAGGTATTGGAGAGCGGCAACAATGTCTGCACTGACCCTTTACCAAAGCTGCGCTCACCCATCACCAGGCCGCGATGATGGTCCTGCAGCGCACCGGCCACAATTTCCGATGCCGAAGCCGAGCCCGCGTCGATCAGGACGATGACCGGCAGACCATTGGCCGCATCGCCGCCTTTCGCGAAGTAGCGCTCAATATCCGACTTGCCGCGACCACGTTGTGAGACGATCTCGCCGCGGGACAGGAATACGTCAGAAACACTGACCGCCTCATCGAGCAGCCCGCCCGGATTGGAACGCATATCCAGAACATAGCCCAGTGGTTTTCTGCCCAGTGATTTGTCAATGGCGACAATGGCCGCTTTCACATCCGCACCGGTATCGTTCGAGAAACTGGTAATGCTGATCACACCGACCTTGTCTTTCACTTCCCAGTTGACCGGTTTAAGATCAATGACAGCACGGTTCATCGAGACATCAAACGGTTTGTCCCGCCCTGGCCGGACGATGGTAAGTTTGATCGGGGAACCGGGCTTGCCGCGCATTTCTTCCACCGCTTCATCAAGCGATCCACCGTAGATCAGCGAACCATCAATATGCGTGATATAGTCGCCAGCCTTCACACCCGCCTTATCTGCCGGTGTGTCTTTGAACGGAGCGATGACCTTCACCGCACCATCTTCCATAGTCACAGAGAGACCAAGGCCGCCATAATTGCCATCTGTCTGCGTCCGCAAATTCTCAAAATCGCGTGCATCGAGAAAGCTGCTATGCGGATCGAGGCTGCCAAGCATGCCATTAATCGCGCCTTTGATCAGGTCTGCGTCATCCACTTGGTCGACATAATCCGTCCGTACCCGGTCAAATACGCTCATAAATTGTTCCATCTCGCGATAGGTATTCGCATCAACCGCGGAAATGGCAGAGGTGGTTGCTGGCAACAATGCAACGGTCAATACCAGAGCTGTGGCTTGCAAAAATGGCTTTTTCATAAGTGGAGTCCTGTGAATCTCAATAATCGCGAATATAGGCGCGAAACAGTGATAATGCCAAGGACCTTAACCAACTATGACGATACAGCGCTTTCCTACACTCTCTGCGCTGTGGTAATTTCAGCGTGGCTCTGTCTCAATTTTGCATATCAATCGGCGTCTGTCACGTTTCCAACTGGCACAGTTCAACACAGCGTTGCTCCTCAGAAAAACATCTGTGAACTGTGTGAACTTTGGAATCCGGAGCCGGACCCCAGCTGCAGCGATGGCACGACAAATCGCTGCGCCAAAAAGGCCCAATAGGACTGTGTAAATTTTGTGAACTTCGCCGGAAAAGCGCCAGTTAGGCGGCTTTATCGTCCGGCGTCAGTTCCAATGGTGGCGATTTTTTTGCCATATCCACGGTGGTCTTTGCCAGATTAGGCGACTTTGCGCTCTTATGCTTGAACTTGCCGTCGACATGACCGCCTTGCTCAATGGTGACATTTTCATAAGACACGTCGCCGCCAATGCGCGCGCTGGAGCTGATAACCAGATCGCCAGCTTCGATGGAGCCTTCTACTGCGCCCGACAGGCTGGCATTCTGAGCTACGATCGCGCCCTGAATCTTGCTGGATGGTCCCTGAACAAGCGACAGGCATCTGATGTCGCCAATGACTTCGCCGTCAATATGGAGGTCAACTTTGGCTTCGATATTGCCGGTGATTACAATGCCGTCTCCGATGATGGAGAAGCTTGATCCGTTGCTTGCACTGCTTCTAGCCACGGCTGGAGCCTGACTTTTCGGCACGCTTCTTTGGTGCGTTTGTTCGCTGTCTTGCGACGGCTTGGATTTTGAGAACATCTGTATTCGCCTCCAGAAATGGTCGGGGGTTCACCGCTTTGCCGTTCAGTCGCACTTCAAAATGAAGATGTGTACCAGTCGATCGTCCAGTGCTTCCCATAGCCCCCACTTGTAATCCTTGTTTCACTTTTTGACCAGTGGTCACATGAATTTTAGAAAGATGCGCATAGCGCGTCATCAGGCCATTGCCATGTGTAATTTCCACCGTTTTGCCATAGCCAGATTTCCATCCGGCATAGCTGATCGTACCACCTGCCGCTGACAGTATCGGCTGACCATGCGGTCCTTTGAAATCAATCCCACTGTGCATCGCGCCGCGGCCTGAAAATGGGTCGCGGCGATAGCCATAGCCGCTTGACATCATGCTGATGTCGGCTGGCATGGCCGATGGGATGGTCAGCAACGTACGCTCTAGCTGATCCATGCGCAGCAGCGCGTTATTCAGGCGCTCAAGCGTTGGGTGCAGTTCCTTTTCGTCCTCTCCAAAAAACGGAATATAAGGACCACCAACGGCCTCGTTCGACAGAGCAGCTAGTTTTTCGGGATTAAGCCCGAATTTGCGAATCGCGGCTTCGGCGCGGGCTGTACGTTTCATCGCCGCCGCCGTCAGCCTGTGTGCAAAGGCGATTTGGCGGGCTTCGAGCCGCGCAAGCTCTGCAGCTTCTGGAAAGGCCGCGCTAATTTTCTTTGTATTTTCAGAAAGTTGATTTTCTGTTTCGGTCAGACCTTCGGCTTCAGTGCCGGTTTCGTCGCCAATAAATTGCTGGGTTATCTGTTCGATTGCTTCCTGACGCTGGATCAAATCTTGGGCGACGCCATCGATCGATTTTTTATATTCAGCAACCCGGCTTTCGCTGCTGTTAACGGCAGCTTCTTTTTCCGCGAGCGCCATTCGCTCGCTCGTCACCGTCAATTGATTGATCGTCATCGCCAATGTGAACACTAGCCAAAGGCCAATGACGGCCGTGACGCCAATCGCAACGCGTTTTTGCAATTTGCCAGAAATGGTAAGGAACCGGACCTGTCCGTTAGCGCGCATAAAAAATTCGCGATCTGTGAACATATGATCCAAACGGGCAAACAGCCCTTCCTTGGTTTTGTGATTATGCATGACCCGATTACTCTTACTAATCCCCGAAGCCGCGCTAGCAGAGGGTCGTTAACGGGGCGAATCCTCCGGACACGAGTCGTGACGAGTCGAAACAGGTCTGCGGTGAGCTGCAAAATTAATGTAAAATTAACCGACGATAATGGTTTTTTTCGATTCGTTTGTGCGATTTATCACTTTCTCGGCAGTTTATTTTGACGTCAAATCGACTCCGATTTTTGCTTATATGAAAGGCATAGCCGTGCTAGCATGATCGGATGAGTGATCACCAGCAACTTATGACCGATATGGGCGAGCGAGCGCGCACCGCATTTGCCATCATGTCAGGTACAACAGATGCCCAGAAATCTGCGGCTTTGATCGCTGCAGCGGCGCAACTGCGCGCCAGCCAGAAGTCGATATTGGCCGCCAATGTTCAGGATATGAACCAAGGCCGGAAGAATGGCCTCAGCGACGCCATGCTCGACCGTTTGATGATTGATGAAGGGCGACTTGACGCCATTGCGTCAGCGGTGGAGCAAGTGGCAAAACTGGATGATCCGGTTGGCGCGGTTATCGACCGAAATCAGCGACCCAATGGTTTGATCATGGAGCGCGTACGCGTTCCCCTTGGCGTCATTGGGATCATTTATGAAAGCCGCCCCAATGTGACGGCAGATGCAGCGGCTTTGGGACTGCGGTCCGGCAATGCCGTCATTCTGCGCGGCGGGTCGGAAGCTATTGAAAGCAATCGCGCTATTCACAAGGCAATGGTTGCCGGTGTGGTGGAAGCGGGCTTGCCAGAAGATGCGATCCAATTGGTTCAAACCACAGATCGCGGAGCTGTAGGCGCAATGTTGAAAGCCTCTGGCCTTATCGACATCATCATTCCGCGCGGTGGTAAATCCCTGGTCGCTCGGGTGCAGGAAGAGGCCCGCGTGCCGGTCCTCGCGCATCTCGACGGCATTTGTCACACCTATATCGGCAAGGCAGCGGATCAGGACAAAGCCATTGCCATAGCGGTGAATGCGAAAATGCGGCGCACAGGTGTTTGTGGGGCAATGGAAACATTGCTGATTGATCAGGATTATCCTGCGCCCGGCCCTTTGTTAAGAGCGCTACTCGACGAAGGATGCGAAGTTCGGGGGGATGACGCGATCATGGAACTGGATCCCCGCACCGTCTCTGCTGAGACAGAGGATTGGAACACCGAGTATCTTGCTCCGATTGTATCTGCGCGCATGGTCAGTGGGATTGATGAGGCGCTGACCCATATTGCCGAACATGGTTCCCACCATACGGATGTGGTTGTGACCGAAGATGAGGCAGTGGCCAACCAGTTCATACAGCGCGCTGACAGTGCGATTGTCATGTGGAACGCCTCTAGCCAGTTTGCCGATGGCGGCGAATTTGGCCTCGGCGCCGAAATCGGTATTTCCACCGGCCGTCTGCACGCGCGCGGTCCTGTCGCGCTGGAAGGATTGACCACCTATAAATGGGTAGTGCGTGGAACCGGGCAGATTAGGCCTTGATGTTTGCAACCTTGGACTTCGGACAAAAGCTACTGGCTGTCGGAGGGATATTGAGCCTGATCGCCAGCCTTCTGCATATCGGCGTGATTATTGGCGGTCCGGATTGGTATAGACTTTTTGGGGCGGGTGAAGACTTGGCGCAATTGGCAGAACAGGGGTCATTTTATCCGGCCCTCATAACTATTGGGATTGCTGCTGTTCTGGCAATTTGGGGCTGGTTTGCATTTGCTGGAGCGGGTTTGGTTTGGCAACCGCCGCTCTTGCGAACCGGTTTGATCATTATAAGCGCCATATATCTGGCGCGCGGGCTGGTAATATTGCCGATGGCTCTATTTGTTCCTGAGAAGATCAATAGTTTCGCCATCTGGAGTTCGCTTATTGTCATGATTTATGGACTTTTTTATGCGGCAGGTACTTGGAAAACTTGGTCGTCGCTGTCATGAAAACCACTGGGCTTCTGGGCGGTTCTTTCAACCCTGCGCATGGCGCGCATCGATCAATTAGCCTGTTCGCGATGGAGGAATTGGCCCTCGATGAATTTTGGTGGCTTGTGTCGCCGGGTAATCCGTTGAAAGAGGGCTCAAAAGACATGGCACCGCTGCATGCGAGACTGGCATCAGCGCAAAAAATGACCCGGCGCAGCGCCATTAGGCCGACGGCTATCGAGCAGACGCTGGGTACGCGCTACACTTACGATACTCTTCGCGCGTTGGTTCGCCGCTATCCGAAACGGCAATTTGTGTGGATCATGGGAGCAGACAATCTGGCGCAATTTCACCGCTGGAAAGACTGGCGGAAAATAGCCCGTTTATTGCCGATTGCAGTTATTGCGCGTCCCGGCTAT
This DNA window, taken from Parasphingorhabdus litoris DSM 22379, encodes the following:
- a CDS encoding glutamate-5-semialdehyde dehydrogenase is translated as MSDHQQLMTDMGERARTAFAIMSGTTDAQKSAALIAAAAQLRASQKSILAANVQDMNQGRKNGLSDAMLDRLMIDEGRLDAIASAVEQVAKLDDPVGAVIDRNQRPNGLIMERVRVPLGVIGIIYESRPNVTADAAALGLRSGNAVILRGGSEAIESNRAIHKAMVAGVVEAGLPEDAIQLVQTTDRGAVGAMLKASGLIDIIIPRGGKSLVARVQEEARVPVLAHLDGICHTYIGKAADQDKAIAIAVNAKMRRTGVCGAMETLLIDQDYPAPGPLLRALLDEGCEVRGDDAIMELDPRTVSAETEDWNTEYLAPIVSARMVSGIDEALTHIAEHGSHHTDVVVTEDEAVANQFIQRADSAIVMWNASSQFADGGEFGLGAEIGISTGRLHARGPVALEGLTTYKWVVRGTGQIRP
- a CDS encoding nicotinate-nucleotide adenylyltransferase, with translation MKTTGLLGGSFNPAHGAHRSISLFAMEELALDEFWWLVSPGNPLKEGSKDMAPLHARLASAQKMTRRSAIRPTAIEQTLGTRYTYDTLRALVRRYPKRQFVWIMGADNLAQFHRWKDWRKIARLLPIAVIARPGYDDDALAAPAMAWLRRFVRPGSQRMNWTEWSTPALTFLRYRPDPRSATAIRMARPHWHQQYANHCARDAVTRKLVCQTD